DNA sequence from the Haemorhous mexicanus isolate bHaeMex1 chromosome 24, bHaeMex1.pri, whole genome shotgun sequence genome:
GGAGTTCAAAGGGTTTTGAGGATGAGCTGCCCTCTATAAAGAGCTGGAGTGGGGCAGTGCCCGggctgcaggtgcctgcaggTACGCAGCCACGTTtctcttcccagagaaaagcaaggcacaattcttcccaagaatatttctgagattcacattctctgaacctcagagaaaggaaaaacaactcttacctcatttgctgtgcctgtgttgtgccaagGTAGAATGCAATGTGgggattgtttacccacagtgatCAGTGATGGggctttgtttccttggcctggcagggccaggtgtgtgtgtgtgtgtgtgtgtcaggactgttgggacagtcacgagattctgggcagtgtgtgcagagttgagtgcttggcagattcagtttagatgtaatgtaacacagtgtaatataatatagactaatatagtataataaagtaattaattagccttgATAAGGTGGAGTCCTCATCATTTTCCCCTCCTTTGTCGCCATCTGGGTACCCAGAGTTTCCAGGGGGAGGCTTTgtgcccaccctgtgccagccagaGGCTCCTTGCACTCTGTGTGCCATCCCCCAGGTGCCATCCCAGCCACACCTGGCCCAGCCACCCTCAGTGCCTGATCCCACTGCTTGGTTGTCTTCCTGGCCAAAAAGGGTTCCAGAAATGGTGGCAGGACTACAGCCCCCGGTGCTACAGGAGCTCTGCATCTCCTGGTGACACGCTGTGCTCCCAGGGGTGACAGttccagggacacagctgctttGGGGACTGGGAAGTGCTGTtacatccagctctgggcatgGCTTTGCGTTTGTGCCTGCCCAGTGTTCACACAGGcctccagagccagcagggagaggggtgAATGACAGCAGAACACAACTTTTAAGGGTTAGAAACTGATAGCTGGGTCTAGGAAAGGTAACACACTGGGCAATGCACTGATTTTTTATGTGCCTTGATTGTTACAGTTAATTTTTAGCTCATTGGACACCTCCCTGCATTCTTGGCCTCTTCCCAGAAAGAGGAGAAGCCCAAAAATGCCCATTTCACAGATGattttccagttcagctcacagTTCATGCAACATCAGCAATAAACCTCaaccctcctgctgccctgtctGGGATCAGCTTGGGGGGGATTGCATGGAGCATcttgataaaaaaataatgacaaaTAGTTGAGAGGAGCAGGGATTGTTTTGCAGTCACCAGGGGCCAGGGGGTTCACTCAGAGGGGAATGAAAGCAGGGGGTACCTGGCGCTCCTCGTGCTTCCCGTGGATCTCGATCATGTCCCCGAGCACCTTCACCTTCAGCTCCTCAGGGGAGAAATGCTTCACATCCAGGTTCACATAAAATTTGTCCTTATCCAGTCGCATCTGCAAAGACCAGGAGGTGATTTCAGAAAAGAGCAGGTGAGGGTTTCagcttaaaacacaatgcagcAGGCCAAGGCTCCAGCTGGTCTCTCCACACACACTGACCTTTATTTTGGGGTCTGATCTGAGTGGCTCTGTCCCTTGCTGGCCTTGTGCTAATGCCCATCACTGCAGGACCTGAGATTGTCCACCTGAATTGGTTAAAGCTGACTCTTGATTTAAAGCTGAGCTCTTTATTAtggctgcttccctgggcagccagacCTAGGTCACTAAATCAAGAGGGACATTATGCAAGGATTAAAGTAATACTTTCACTCCTTCTGCTTGGAATAGCTCCTCAAGCTCCTTGTAAAGAAGAGAGTTGACTTGCAGGGCAGGCAAAAGCCTCTTGGCTCAGCCCCTGGAGGGAGGAGGCGTCTGCTCCATGATCCTCTGGGTCCTGGATCTTATTAAAGCTCTGCTTTTCAGGGCAGTGATTGTTTAAAATTGGCCCCTTTTCCCTCAGCAGCCTTGGGCTCCTGCACTGCTTGGCACGAGGTGCCCACTGCCCCTGTGCCCTTCGCTTCTCACGTGGGAGTGGGGTTGAAAGTTTGGTGCAGCAGACTGGGAAATTAGGGAAATTAGAGAAATTAGGGAAATTAGGGAAATGATgcttcctgctttcctctgcctgctcctaGGGTGACCTGCCATGCACACTGAGCTCTGACCCCATCACTATGGCCAGACCTGCTCCATCCCACACGATGCAGAGGAACAAACACAGCACCTTTTCCCCCAGcctttttcctaaaataaaaccACCCAGGAGCATCTTCCacgctcccagctctcctgggcctccagagccagcaggctgtgcccccagcagccacaaAGAGCCCCAAGAAGCAAAGATTACCTCTGAGAGTCCTGTCTCTAGCCAACTGGGCATCCGAAGGATGGGGGATCTCATCAGGAAGGGGCTGAAGCTGGGGGAAACAGGGAGCAGCTCCGACTCGGGCAGGTGCTCCCCGAAAATCTGGTCAAAGATACGGCTGGGTGCCAACCAAGAGAAGAAAGGTCTGCGGATCAGGGGGTTGTGGATGGTGATATCCATTGGAGAGCGCTGGAGGAGCCTGGCAAACAactgtgctgcagtgctgggagcgGGGAGAGCTTTATAGCCGTGCAGCTGGCCTGGCCTTCCACCCCCCCGAGGCCTCTTGAACAGTGGTGTCAGGGATTTTATTGTCCCactcctgggctgggccctTCGGCGGTGCCCAGTCGCTGTCTGAGGGATTTGAGCACgctgctgaggaggagggggaaggggagaggaggaagaggagcccAATGGGGCAGCAAGAAGCCGGAGTGGCCGCTGCCCGCCCCGCTGCCCACGTGCTGTTTATCCACAGTCCTGGGCAGGCTTGGCCCGTGGTCCAGCTGCCCTGGATGCCAGCAGGATCAATGCAGCTCCTATCTTTGGATGGGAGGAGCGGGACAAGGGGCCCTTGTTCCCAggagctcagcatcccccagcagggctgagcctgtcCCGGCAGCAAAGGGAGCCCCAAAGTCAGGGCGAGGGAAGGTGccaggagggctgtgctggggtcctggcactgcagccctgctgccctcacgGTGGGTGTGAATAAAGGATGGATCTctccaccagcacctcctgtcTTTTGCTTGGTCTttttcccactgcagagcaCATTTTTCTGGAGGGAAGAGCCCCATGCTGTGAGCCCAGAGAGAACCTGGGCATGGTCACGGCCTCCAGGGTGCTGCCCTGCACCCAGGGGTGCAGAACACCTCtgcccctgcactgccctgctttcctgcagctctccccccaACAATTCCTGCTTTTACTTTAATTCCTGCCTTGCCCATGAGCCCAAATCACAGGAATGGGTTCAGCCTAGATTCTGTGGAAGGGCAAGAGCTTCTCTGCCTGTGAGAGCTCGCAATTTCAACACAATTTCTGGCTcagaggcactgccagctctgcagccctttgCCAAAGGCTCTGAGCCTCTTCCTCTCTCCTTGCCTGCAAGAATAGGGAGCAGGATTTGCTCTGTGCAGCACCCAGGCCATAAATACCCTCCCCAAGTCCCCATGacatcagcagcactgcaccTGCTCTCCCACACTGCAGGGCTCAAGGAAATCTCTGGTTTCAGGgtgtgcagagctcagctgggcactcctcccctgctgcagcaccagcagcccaccagccctgctcagaaAAGCTGGATTTAGGCCAGGTTCAGAGCCTGGCTTAACTGGTGAGGGCTGGCACCAGCATTTCTCCATGGCCTTGTGCCAAACCCTGGCCAAGGGAAGAGCCTGGGCAGCCAGCAGGGTTCGGGatggggaggtgacagcagtggGACCTGgatccctgctgccctcctgcagcccctccccactAAAGGAACAGGAGatgagctcagctcctgggacaATCAGGCTCCTCAGGCAGGGAACAGGAGGGGTTTgagcccccagctcccagtgggCAGTGGGGGTGGGCAGTGGCTTCACTGCACCAGCTGAACAATCTCACccagactctggaaagagtcgCTGCCTTTGGCCCACGTTTGCTTCCACACTTTGTGGCTCCCCACTCCCTCAAAGCCCTGAGAAGCGAGGAGGACCTCCAGAAGATGAAGAACTCACTCCAGAAGATGCAGAACTCACACCAGAAGATGAAGAACTCACTCCAGAAGATGAAGAACTCACTCCAGATGATGAAGAACTCACACCAGAAGATGCAGAACTCACTCCAGAAGATGCAGAACTCACTCCAGAAGATGAAGAACTCACTCCAGAAGATGAAGAACTCAttgcccctgctctgcagttgTGGCTGGCACTAACAAAGACCATCACTCCCCCAAGGAGGGCCATCCAACCATGTGGCTACCAGAGATAAGCAGATTCTTTTTGGGTCTGATGGAGGctttggagagcagcacagggctggcagctgcctgaCCTTACAAACCACCCCATGTGTCTCAGCCACCCACGGGGGCTCAGGGCCACCAGTTCCAGTTCAGGGACTCCCTGAGGTGCTCCAAGGAGCCTCTCACTGGTCTGctttggagcagcagagcctggggtcTGTCTGCTCCCCGCAGCCCCTGagtctgggctgggctgcccatccaccccctgctccaggagggaccCTCAGAGggtccctgaggtgtccccgaggtgtcccctgccctccctgctggaaTGCAGTGAGAA
Encoded proteins:
- the CRYAB gene encoding alpha-crystallin B chain, giving the protein MDITIHNPLIRRPFFSWLAPSRIFDQIFGEHLPESELLPVSPSFSPFLMRSPILRMPSWLETGLSEMRLDKDKFYVNLDVKHFSPEELKVKVLGDMIEIHGKHEERQDEHGFIAREFSRKYRIPDDVDPLTITSSLSLDGVLTVSAPRRQSDVPERSIPITREDKPAIAGAQRK